A genome region from Bacillaceae bacterium IKA-2 includes the following:
- a CDS encoding DEAD/DEAH box helicase family protein has protein sequence MTNVNIVDSVMGSGKTSWAIQHMNEAEGDTNFIYITPFLSEVRRVCKDVPNRKFIEPIHKGKGKLENLKKMILNEADIATTHSLFQCFDDEIIQLLKTGKYTLILDEVMNVVEQYDLNKDDLQLLIQNKMILVDKVTGLITWNSQGDFQDTEYNKIKNLAKTENLYFFENTILFWTFPVSAFQSFKEIYIMTYLFKAQQQKYYFDMYNLEYSYQAVQKLDDKRYVLLNHTDRKPIDKTLMKAQIKIYEGKLNNVGDGKFNFSVSWFGNEENRHLIEKLKNNLYSYFKNNVKTPSEVNMWTCYKTDIPKLVGNGYRGIKHKPGTPHSKKECHVVHNARAMNEFNHKETLAYAVNRFMNPYEKKFFLSKGITVDEDMYALSELIQWIWRSRIREGKAINLYIPSKRMRTLLKDYLDNDL, from the coding sequence ATGACTAATGTTAATATTGTAGACTCAGTTATGGGTAGTGGTAAAACTAGTTGGGCAATTCAACATATGAATGAAGCAGAAGGAGATACTAATTTCATCTATATCACTCCATTCCTAAGTGAAGTAAGACGTGTTTGTAAAGATGTTCCAAATCGTAAGTTCATTGAACCAATACACAAAGGTAAAGGTAAGCTGGAAAACTTGAAAAAGATGATTTTAAATGAAGCTGATATTGCTACAACACATAGTCTTTTTCAATGCTTCGATGATGAAATTATCCAGTTACTAAAGACTGGTAAATATACGTTGATACTAGATGAAGTAATGAATGTGGTAGAACAGTATGATTTGAACAAGGATGATTTACAGTTATTAATACAGAATAAGATGATACTAGTTGATAAAGTGACTGGTTTGATTACCTGGAATAGTCAAGGTGATTTTCAGGATACAGAGTACAACAAGATAAAGAACCTTGCTAAAACTGAAAACCTATACTTCTTTGAAAATACTATCCTATTTTGGACGTTTCCAGTATCAGCATTTCAATCATTTAAAGAAATATATATAATGACGTACTTATTTAAGGCACAGCAACAGAAGTATTACTTCGATATGTACAATTTGGAATACTCGTACCAAGCAGTACAGAAGTTAGATGATAAAAGATATGTACTTCTAAATCATACTGATAGGAAGCCAATTGATAAAACGCTGATGAAGGCACAGATAAAAATCTATGAAGGTAAGTTGAATAACGTAGGTGATGGTAAATTCAATTTTTCTGTAAGCTGGTTTGGCAATGAAGAAAACAGACACCTCATAGAAAAACTAAAGAATAATTTGTACTCGTATTTTAAGAATAATGTCAAGACACCATCTGAAGTAAATATGTGGACGTGTTATAAAACTGATATTCCTAAACTAGTGGGGAATGGTTATCGAGGAATTAAACATAAACCTGGAACACCACATTCTAAGAAGGAATGTCATGTAGTTCACAATGCACGTGCTATGAATGAATTTAATCACAAAGAAACATTAGCGTACGCTGTTAATCGCTTTATGAACCCATATGAGAAGAAGTTCTTTCTGTCAAAAGGGATTACGGTAGATGAAGATATGTATGCATTGTCAGAACTCATTCAATGGATATGGAGAAGTCGAATAAGAGAAGGTAAAGCTATTAACCTATACATCCCTTCTAAACGCATGAGAACGCTTCTGAAGGACTATCTTGACAATGATTTATAA
- a CDS encoding site-specific integrase, with protein MTTANQIKDVQPIRSKKLLEDMKWSLKRHCSERDYIMFLIGINTGLRVGDLLKLKVKDVKRKNKVIIQEGKTKKTRTINLSNIYDELQSYITNNPSDWLFPSRKGDNPITTTQAYRQLNKAGEMADIEDGIGTHTMRKTFGYWFYKQNKDVAKLQKILNHSHPEITLRYIGITDEEIEDDLNNFVL; from the coding sequence ATGACAACAGCTAATCAGATTAAAGACGTTCAACCTATTAGAAGCAAAAAACTGCTAGAAGATATGAAGTGGAGTTTAAAACGTCACTGTAGCGAACGAGATTACATAATGTTTCTTATTGGAATCAACACTGGTCTACGTGTTGGCGATTTATTAAAGCTGAAGGTTAAAGATGTGAAACGGAAAAATAAGGTGATTATTCAGGAAGGAAAGACGAAAAAAACAAGAACGATTAATCTTTCAAACATCTATGATGAGTTACAGTCCTATATCACCAATAATCCTTCAGATTGGCTGTTTCCTAGTCGTAAAGGGGATAATCCTATTACAACTACACAGGCGTACAGGCAGTTAAATAAAGCTGGTGAAATGGCTGATATTGAAGATGGTATTGGTACTCACACTATGCGTAAAACGTTTGGTTACTGGTTCTATAAGCAGAATAAGGACGTAGCGAAGCTTCAGAAGATACTTAATCATTCACATCCTGAAATCACCTTACGTTACATAGGGATAACTGATGAAGAGATTGAAGATGATTTGAATAACTTTGTCCTATAA
- a CDS encoding DUF3846 domain-containing protein: MEVLTPVGLRIVLVEVGKKPIEYKTIRSHAGDDDEMRNTVGGWLKCIKLPHNIDLWINEEGMYEGFDINFFTATVEEETGAIKLVDEIRGNAFFASHDEGDFTVSLSDKQVARVMNIFRSDRKIVLI; this comes from the coding sequence ATGGAAGTATTAACACCTGTAGGATTAAGAATAGTATTAGTTGAGGTAGGTAAGAAACCTATAGAATATAAGACGATAAGAAGTCATGCCGGAGATGATGATGAAATGAGAAATACAGTAGGTGGCTGGCTAAAATGTATTAAGCTGCCACACAATATTGATTTGTGGATTAATGAGGAAGGAATGTATGAGGGCTTTGATATTAACTTTTTCACAGCTACTGTAGAAGAGGAAACTGGTGCTATTAAGTTAGTTGATGAGATAAGAGGAAATGCTTTCTTTGCGTCACATGATGAAGGTGATTTTACAGTGTCACTGTCAGATAAACAAGTAGCTAGAGTTATGAATATATTTAGGAGTGATAGGAAGATAGTATTAATATAA
- a CDS encoding tyrosine-type recombinase/integrase, producing the protein MAERLGKRVKTERKLVGKSHSLDYLFEKFIIAKTAEGRTVKTIKSYHENYSYFIEYLDSKGIEKIFNKMTSEIMRNYIVFMLKEKVRFDGHAFKNDKEKTIGLSPVTVNTRLKTLRTFFKFLCDESIVDSNPLQLVKKVEENDEAIIVLTLDELQRLLNAPNLRRYTDFRDYVLMNVLLDSFLRINEALSLKASDIDAESGVITIRSETSKSRRTRIIPIQKSTVKLLTELIDENEEFETDYIFLANYGEPMEANHFRKRLKQFVVKAGITKRVHPHLFRHTGATIFLEAGGDIRHLQMILGHKDIRMVLRYTHLSNKALKNQHDRYSPLNILKGKLSKERKILL; encoded by the coding sequence ATGGCTGAAAGATTAGGTAAACGAGTTAAAACTGAAAGGAAATTAGTTGGAAAGTCGCATTCACTGGATTACTTATTTGAGAAATTTATAATAGCAAAAACCGCTGAAGGTAGAACGGTTAAAACTATAAAAAGCTACCATGAAAATTACAGTTATTTCATTGAATATCTTGACTCTAAAGGTATTGAAAAAATCTTTAACAAAATGACTTCTGAAATCATGAGAAACTACATTGTCTTTATGCTTAAAGAGAAAGTTAGATTTGATGGTCATGCATTTAAAAACGATAAAGAAAAGACAATTGGATTATCACCAGTCACTGTGAATACTCGTTTAAAAACACTAAGAACATTTTTCAAATTCCTTTGTGACGAAAGTATTGTAGATAGTAACCCTTTACAATTAGTGAAGAAGGTAGAAGAGAATGATGAAGCAATAATTGTCCTAACTTTGGATGAACTTCAGAGATTACTAAATGCACCTAATCTACGTAGATATACCGACTTTAGAGATTACGTATTAATGAACGTCCTACTAGACAGTTTCTTAAGAATTAATGAAGCACTATCACTAAAGGCATCGGATATTGATGCGGAAAGTGGTGTAATAACTATTCGTTCTGAAACCTCAAAGAGTAGAAGGACAAGGATAATACCTATTCAAAAAAGTACAGTGAAACTGTTGACTGAACTGATAGACGAGAATGAAGAATTTGAAACTGATTATATTTTTTTAGCAAACTATGGAGAACCAATGGAAGCAAACCATTTCAGAAAACGTTTAAAACAATTCGTTGTAAAGGCTGGTATTACAAAACGGGTTCATCCCCACTTATTTAGGCATACTGGTGCTACCATTTTCCTTGAAGCAGGTGGCGATATTAGGCACTTACAGATGATATTAGGACATAAAGATATACGTATGGTATTGCGTTATACTCATCTTTCAAATAAAGCATTGAAAAATCAACATGACCGCTACTCACCATTAAATATACTAAAAGGGAAGTTAAGTAAAGAACGAAAGATATTACTATAA
- a CDS encoding phosphatidylglycerophosphatase A, with protein MKNREPIEGNIVAKAARDLLKERGVELIDIAKIVHEMQVKYTPSLKLDDCLKSIDAVLEKREIQHAILVGVELDKLAEQGKLSEPLQSIVETDEGLFGVDETIALGSVFGYGSIAVTTFGYLDKVKTGIIKKLDEDPDHIHTFLDDLICSIAANASSRLAHRIRDEEEQVREDEINRREEEDRIG; from the coding sequence ATGAAAAATAGAGAACCTATAGAGGGCAACATTGTTGCAAAAGCAGCGAGAGATTTATTAAAAGAGCGTGGTGTCGAACTAATTGATATAGCTAAAATTGTCCATGAAATGCAAGTAAAATATACTCCATCGCTAAAACTAGACGATTGTCTTAAAAGTATTGACGCTGTTTTGGAAAAGCGAGAAATCCAACATGCTATATTAGTAGGTGTTGAGTTAGATAAATTAGCAGAACAAGGGAAACTTTCTGAACCGCTACAATCAATCGTGGAAACTGATGAAGGACTTTTTGGAGTTGATGAAACAATTGCTCTTGGCAGCGTTTTTGGTTACGGAAGTATTGCTGTAACAACATTTGGATATTTGGATAAAGTAAAGACTGGAATTATTAAAAAATTAGACGAAGATCCCGATCATATCCACACGTTTTTAGATGATTTAATCTGTAGTATTGCTGCAAACGCCTCAAGCCGGCTTGCTCATCGGATCCGCGACGAGGAAGAACAAGTTCGTGAAGATGAAATAAATAGACGAGAAGAAGAAGATCGAATTGGTTAA
- a CDS encoding alpha/beta hydrolase-fold protein yields MSFEGNIIDATINSRFLQEEITMKIYLPENYSQLYTYQLLIAQDGDDYWKKGKLPSLASQLLEEKAINNLIIVMIPYQNIEDRNQKYHPNGSKNNQYIRFLAEELVAYLEAKFHTFELASGRTLLGDSLAGTVSLHAAFQYPYTFGQVIAQSPYIHDDTMKQLELFEKTEQLRLYHVIGDKETQVETSKGKNKDFLSSNREFHKLSQEKGIDVFYDEFNGEHTWAYWQKDLKRALTLMLS; encoded by the coding sequence TTGAGTTTTGAAGGAAATATAATTGACGCTACAATAAATAGCCGTTTTTTGCAAGAAGAAATTACCATGAAAATTTATTTACCAGAAAACTATTCACAGCTTTATACTTACCAGCTCCTTATCGCTCAGGATGGTGATGATTACTGGAAAAAAGGCAAACTGCCATCTTTAGCAAGTCAACTTCTTGAAGAGAAAGCAATTAACAACCTCATTATTGTCATGATTCCTTACCAGAACATTGAAGACCGTAATCAAAAGTATCATCCTAATGGTTCAAAAAATAATCAGTATATCCGCTTTTTGGCAGAAGAATTAGTAGCATATTTAGAAGCAAAATTCCATACCTTTGAACTCGCTTCTGGGAGGACGTTACTCGGCGATTCTCTTGCAGGAACTGTATCTCTACACGCGGCTTTCCAATATCCTTACACATTCGGTCAAGTTATCGCGCAATCGCCATATATCCATGATGATACGATGAAGCAGTTAGAGTTATTTGAAAAAACGGAACAACTTCGCCTTTACCACGTTATTGGTGACAAAGAAACGCAAGTAGAAACTAGTAAGGGTAAAAACAAAGATTTTCTATCGTCAAACCGAGAGTTTCATAAGTTGTCTCAAGAAAAAGGAATCGACGTCTTCTATGACGAATTTAATGGAGAACACACATGGGCTTATTGGCAAAAAGATCTTAAACGTGCTCTTACCTTAATGCTTTCATAA
- a CDS encoding YjcG family protein: MKYGIAIFPSKELQDKANALRKRYDSHYGLISPHITLKETFRLNQLELQPVVDQLREIAKEIKPFSLTVYKYSSFSPISNSIYLGVQENEELLKLQKKLNNDTLAQKEPYQFVPHITIGQDLNDDEFHDILGRLKMKDIHHEEVCDRFQLLYELDNGSWTVYETFVLGK, translated from the coding sequence TTGAAATATGGAATAGCTATTTTTCCATCAAAAGAATTACAAGATAAGGCCAATGCATTGCGTAAACGTTATGACTCTCATTACGGTCTAATTTCACCTCACATTACTTTAAAAGAGACATTTAGGCTTAATCAATTAGAGTTACAACCGGTTGTAGATCAACTGAGGGAAATCGCAAAAGAAATAAAGCCATTTTCATTAACCGTTTATAAATATAGCTCTTTTAGCCCGATCAGTAACTCAATTTACCTAGGGGTTCAAGAAAATGAAGAGCTCTTGAAACTTCAGAAAAAGTTAAATAATGATACGTTGGCACAAAAAGAGCCATATCAATTTGTTCCACATATTACAATTGGCCAAGATTTAAATGATGACGAGTTTCATGATATATTAGGAAGATTGAAAATGAAGGATATCCACCATGAAGAGGTTTGTGATCGTTTCCAACTTCTTTATGAACTAGACAATGGTTCCTGGACTGTTTATGAGACGTTTGTATTGGGAAAGTGA
- a CDS encoding GNAT family N-acetyltransferase, with protein MNIVKVEKETQLKDAFAVRVKVFVDEQKVPPEEEIDQFEDAATHFVVYDHGKPIGAGRLRELDGYGKLERICIAADYREKGIGKLIMDAIEVEGKNQGYHAFKLNSQTQAIGFYRKLGYEVCSDEFLDAGIPHVTMKKTEN; from the coding sequence ATGAACATTGTCAAAGTTGAAAAAGAAACCCAATTAAAAGATGCTTTCGCTGTAAGAGTCAAAGTGTTTGTTGATGAACAAAAAGTACCACCTGAAGAAGAAATTGATCAGTTTGAAGATGCAGCCACCCATTTTGTCGTATATGATCATGGTAAACCAATTGGTGCAGGTCGTTTACGTGAGCTTGACGGTTATGGAAAGCTCGAGCGAATTTGTATTGCTGCTGATTACCGTGAAAAAGGCATTGGAAAACTTATTATGGATGCGATTGAAGTAGAAGGCAAAAATCAAGGTTATCATGCCTTTAAACTTAACTCTCAAACTCAGGCAATCGGTTTCTACCGCAAGCTTGGCTATGAAGTATGTTCGGATGAATTTCTAGATGCTGGGATACCTCATGTAACGATGAAAAAAACTGAAAACTAA